The following are from one region of the Theropithecus gelada isolate Dixy chromosome 6, Tgel_1.0, whole genome shotgun sequence genome:
- the LOC112626839 gene encoding LOW QUALITY PROTEIN: zinc finger protein 705A-like (The sequence of the model RefSeq protein was modified relative to this genomic sequence to represent the inferred CDS: substituted 1 base at 1 genomic stop codon), translated as MHSLKKVTFEDVAIDFTQEEWAMMDTSKRKLYRDVMLENNSHLVSLGYQISKSYITLQLEQGKELWREGIEFLQGQNLDKESPLKKKHTISMHPIRKDASTGMTMENSLILEDPFECNDLGEDCTHSSTMTQCLLTQSGKKPYISKQCGKSLSNQLSPKPHKQIHTKGKSYQCNICEKAYTNCFHLRRHKMTHTGNRPYACHLCGKSFTQRSHLRRHEKTHTGERPYKCHQCGKGFIQSFNLRRHKRTHLGXKCYECDKSGKVFSQSSGFRGHTRIHTEEKPHACLLCGKAFSLSSDLR; from the exons ATGCATTCACTA AAGAAAGTGACTTTTGAAGATGTAGCTATTGACTTCACCCAGGAAGAGTGGGCCATGATGGACACGTCCAAGAGAAAGCTGTACAGAGATGTAATGCTGGAAAACAACAGTCACCTGGTGTCCCTCG GGTACCAGATAAGCAAATCCTATATAACTTTGCAGCTGGAGCAAGGAAAAGAGCTCTGGCGGGAAGGAATAGAATTTCTCCAAGGCCAGAATCTGG aCAAGGAAAGTCCCCTTAAGAAAAAACACACGATATCCATGCATCCTATCAGAAAAGACGCATCCACCGGTATGACAATG GAGAACTCTCTCATTCTGGAGGATCCCTTTGAATGTAATGATTTGGGAGAAGAttgcactcacagttccacaatgACTCAGTGTTTGTTAACTCAGAGTGGAAAGAAACCCTACATCAGCAAACAGTGTGGAAAATCCCTTAGTAATCAGTTGTCCCCTAAACCACATAAACAAATTCATACTAAAGGTAAATCATATCAATGTAATATATGTGAAAAGGCCTATACTAATTGCTTTCACCTTAGACGGCACAAGATGACTCACACTGGAAACAGGCCATATGCATGTCATCTATGTGGAAAATCCTTCACTCAGCGTTCTCACCTTAGAAGACATGAGAAAACTCACACGGGAGAGAGACCGTATAAGTGTCATCAGTGTGGGAAAGGCTTTATTCAATCCTTTAACCTTCGAAGACATAAGAGAACTCACCTTGGATAAAAGTGTTATGAATGTGATAAAAGTGGGAAAGTCTTTAGTCAAAGCTCTGGCTTTAGAGGACACACAAGAATTCACACTGAAGAGAAACCACATGCTTGTCTTctatgtgggaaagccttcagtctATCTTCCGACCTTAGATGA